In Chloroflexota bacterium, the following are encoded in one genomic region:
- a CDS encoding IS701 family transposase: SVAEVSQGLSQEGWQHITWREGSKGPMTSRFAAIRVLPSHSYQHGGDKEETLWLLAEWPEEEAVPTKFWFANLPEGTSLISLVRLAKIRWWIEQGYQQLKDELGLDNYEGRTWQGWHHHVTLKKNFWAALVPSNGTS; this comes from the coding sequence AGCGTGGCTGAGGTGAGTCAGGGATTGTCTCAGGAGGGCTGGCAGCACATCACTTGGCGCGAGGGGTCCAAGGGACCCATGACGAGTCGTTTTGCTGCCATACGCGTCTTGCCCAGCCATTCTTATCAGCATGGCGGCGACAAAGAGGAGACTCTCTGGCTGCTGGCGGAATGGCCTGAAGAGGAGGCAGTGCCCACCAAATTCTGGTTCGCCAATCTTCCCGAGGGAACGAGTCTCATCAGCCTGGTGCGTCTGGCCAAGATACGATGGTGGATTGAGCAGGGCTACCAGCAGCTCAAGGATGAGCTGGGTTTGGACAACTACGAAGGACGTACCTGGCAAGGATGGCATCACCATGTCACTCTGAAAAAAAACTTCTGGGCAGCGCTGGTTCCTTCCAATGGTACGTCGTGA